The sequence AATCAGTCTTTACTTTCATTTTTTAATTTAGGATAAATAATTTTTCTCTAAGTTTGATATTTACCCTCCTCTTTAACTTATGCTTAAAGTCTATTAAAAATAAATAGAAAATGCAACACTTTTTTAATTTCATAATTTTTCAAGTTCTTTTTTCAATTTAGTTTCAAGATAATTTCTATTTTCTAATGTGAGTTCATACATTTCAACATCTTTCCTTTGCTTGATTTCATTCAAAAATGGAATGCTCTTTCGATGAATAACTCCCACCACTCTTTTATCGCTATTAAGGGCTTTGATGGCAATTTTTCTAAATTCATCTGAAAAAAGCTCCATCTTCCCTATTTCATCTATCACGATTATCCCTTTGTTTTCAATGGCATCCTTAAGACTCCTGACTCCTATTTCTTCAAGGTCTTCAACGTTAATCCCATATTTACCAAGAGTATGGGAGCTTTTCAGCCCTTTTCTTGCAAGAATTCCCTTTTTTCCATCGAGGGTAATTATCTCAAAACCAACTCTTTCGCC is a genomic window of Acidobacteriota bacterium containing:
- a CDS encoding NTPase; this translates as MKKHILITGNPRVGKTTLLKKLIENVESAGGFYTQEIRKGGERVGFEIITLDGKKGILARKGLKSSHTLGKYGINVEDLEEIGVRSLKDAIENKGIIVIDEIGKMELFSDEFRKIAIKALNSDKRVVGVIHRKSIPFLNEIKQRKDVEMYELTLENRNYLETKLKKELEKL